Part of the Candidatus Binatia bacterium genome is shown below.
CGCGCGCGTCTTCGCCGCGGAAATTGCGTCCTGGCCGCCGGCATGGCGATCAGCCTGCTGGCCGCGATGCCGCGGATCGCTCCCGCCGCCTCGGCGCCCGCTTCCCCCGCCTTCCCCACGCTCGCCAACGCCGCCGGTGTTCCCAAGGCCGCGCTCGATCAATTCCGGGGGATCTGCTCCGACCTGGAGACCGCCCGCGCCCGCCTTGCGAACGGGCGCCTGGACGAGTCCGCGTTCGCCGACACGCTGCTCGCGCTGTTCTCGCGGGCCGACACCCTCGCCCAGACCCTCGCCGCCGGCGCCCGCGGCAATCCGGCGTGGATCACGCTCCAGCGCGGGGTGGGCTACCTGATCGAATCGCTCCGGGACAACTGGGTCGGGATCGCCGCCAAGAACGGGATGAGCTTCGCCGAGGCGGACACCGCGCTGAAAGCGGCCGTCGCCTGGCGGACCGACGTGGCGGAGGCCTCGACGCCCTGACGTCGCAATCCTCTGAGCCGAGACCGCCGAACCGCTAGGGACCCGCCACGAAGTAGTAGTTCCGCCCCTCGTCGAACTGATCCGTGAAGCCACCCCGCGACAGCGGCCCTTTTCCTTCCAGCCAATCCCCGAGGAGCGACACCTTGAGTCCGATCGCGTCCGCGAGCAGATCGTAGATCGCCTCGGGCCGGGCCTCGAAGTAGTCCGCGCCGCCGATTCCCGACTCGAAGACGATCACGGGGCGCCAGCGCCGGAGTAGCTCGACCCCGCCCTGCAAGAGCCCGAGCTCCCCCCCTTCCACGTCGATCTTCACGAAGCCGATGGGAAGCTCGCGCGGCACGACGCGGTCCAGCGTCTCCATGGGAACACGGATCTCCTCGGTGGGCTCTCCCCCCCAGTACTTCGGACGAGGCCGCAAACCGCTCAGGGCGGGATGGGCGATCGCGCGATGGAACGGGACCTCTCCCGGCCGATCGCCCAGGGCATAGGGGAGCACACGGACATCGGGAAAGGCCGCCTCGAGCTTCCGGAATTTTTCGGGATTGGGCTCGAACGCGAGATGGCGGCCACGCGGCGCGAGCCGGCAGAGGTGCCGCAGCATGCCCCCCTCGAACGCCCCGGCGTCGATCGCGTTGGCGGCGGGCGTGAGGACGCGCCGCATGATCGCGATCGTCTGCGCGTCGTAGAGATGGCTCTTGTTTCCGGTGATCGCGGCGTACAGCCGCTTGGCGGGCGCCTCCCACCGGGTCCCGACGATCGCGCGGCCGGCTTGTCGGATCATGGGATTTGCGTGGCCCTCCGCCCGGGTCTTCCGCTGTTGTCGTTCTTGGAGCTACAGGAAGGGGCGAAAGGTGCCGACAGCATTTGGTGCCGGAAGGCTTGCGAGCGAACAAAGTAAGATGGTGGAGCTGGCGGGGTTCGAACCCGCTACCTCTTGACTGCCAGTCAAGCGCTCTCCCAACTGAGCTACAGCCCCATCCTGTCGCAGCGGAACGAGAGTACCCTTGGCTCCGGAGCCCGTCAACGACCATGGACTGGAACTTCCGCCCCCCGGTGCCGCCCTTGACCCCGCGCTTCCCTGCGGCGAGTATGCGCCCGTGCCTCCGCTGACCGGCCATCGCTACCACTTCAGCGGCGTCGGCGGGAGCGGCATGGCCCCTCTCGCGATGCTCACCGTCGCCCTGGGCGCCGACGTGACCGGCTCCGACCGGAATCACGACCGGGGCGTCGCGATGCACGTGTTCGAGGACCTGC
Proteins encoded:
- a CDS encoding FkbM family methyltransferase; the protein is MIRQAGRAIVGTRWEAPAKRLYAAITGNKSHLYDAQTIAIMRRVLTPAANAIDAGAFEGGMLRHLCRLAPRGRHLAFEPNPEKFRKLEAAFPDVRVLPYALGDRPGEVPFHRAIAHPALSGLRPRPKYWGGEPTEEIRVPMETLDRVVPRELPIGFVKIDVEGGELGLLQGGVELLRRWRPVIVFESGIGGADYFEARPEAIYDLLADAIGLKVSLLGDWLEGKGPLSRGGFTDQFDEGRNYYFVAGP